In Flammeovirgaceae bacterium 311, one DNA window encodes the following:
- a CDS encoding glucosamine-6-phosphate deaminase-like protein (COG0363 6-phosphogluconolactonase/Glucosamine-6-phosphate isomerase/deaminase): protein MSRLNLLEETRFEKLPVTVYPDEHIASKKVAQRIAALIRSKQQQGKKTVLGLATGATPVEVYAELVRLHREEGLSFQNVVTFNLDEYYPMQPTAKQSYVTFMHENLFDHIDISRENIHIPDGTLDKKDIASYCLEYEHRIGEMGGLDLQILGIGRTGHIGFNEPGSAPNSGTRLVTLDDLTRRDASRDFGGKENVPTKAITMGIGTIFKAREIILMAWSKKKAPIIRKAVEGEISGEVPATYLQLSDNVEFILDTDAASELTRFDTPWLVKDCVWDEMLIKKAVIWLSDTVSKPILKLTDEDYNNHGMAQLATEKGPAYNINIHVFNKLQHTITGWPGGKPNADDTQRPERADPPKKRAVIFSPHPDDDVISMGGTFIRLVDQGHEVHVAYQTSGNTAVWDTDVLRYLEFAIDFNRSIGDDVEHLCSVYEEMRDFFKKKQPNQVDLPVIRNVKGFIRKTEAYAGARYAGLPDKNIHFMALPFYETGKTVKNPVTEKDVQLTMELLQQVKPHQVFAAGDFADPHGTHIVCFRIVLEALTRLRQTDEWTKDCWFWLYRGAWQEFKTHEIEMAVPLSPQEVERKNIAIFQHQSQKDRPVFPGDDEREFWVRARERNRETAKNYHKLGLADYEAMEAFVRWKF, encoded by the coding sequence ATGTCTCGATTAAACTTATTAGAAGAGACCCGCTTCGAGAAATTACCTGTTACAGTATACCCTGATGAGCATATTGCTTCTAAAAAGGTAGCACAACGCATTGCTGCGCTGATCCGCAGCAAGCAGCAGCAGGGCAAAAAAACAGTACTAGGCCTGGCTACAGGTGCAACCCCTGTAGAGGTGTATGCCGAGCTGGTTCGCCTGCACCGGGAGGAAGGGCTTAGCTTTCAGAATGTAGTCACCTTCAATCTGGACGAATACTATCCCATGCAGCCCACTGCCAAGCAGAGCTATGTTACCTTTATGCATGAAAACCTGTTCGACCACATCGATATCAGCAGAGAGAACATCCATATACCCGACGGCACCCTTGATAAAAAGGACATAGCATCTTATTGTCTGGAATACGAACATAGGATTGGTGAGATGGGCGGGCTGGACCTGCAGATCCTGGGCATTGGCCGTACCGGCCACATAGGCTTTAACGAACCTGGCTCGGCTCCAAATTCAGGTACACGCCTGGTTACCCTCGATGACCTTACCAGAAGGGATGCCTCCAGGGATTTTGGCGGAAAGGAAAACGTACCTACCAAAGCCATCACCATGGGCATTGGGACCATTTTTAAGGCGCGTGAAATTATTCTGATGGCCTGGAGTAAAAAGAAGGCTCCCATCATCAGAAAAGCAGTAGAGGGAGAAATTTCCGGAGAAGTTCCGGCTACCTACCTGCAGCTATCCGATAATGTGGAATTTATACTGGATACAGATGCTGCCTCGGAGCTAACACGCTTTGATACCCCCTGGCTGGTAAAAGATTGTGTGTGGGATGAAATGCTGATTAAAAAGGCTGTTATCTGGCTGTCGGATACAGTGAGCAAACCCATTCTTAAGTTAACTGACGAAGACTACAACAACCATGGCATGGCGCAGCTGGCAACCGAAAAAGGGCCGGCTTACAACATCAACATACATGTATTCAACAAGCTGCAGCATACCATCACCGGCTGGCCCGGTGGCAAACCCAATGCCGATGATACCCAGCGCCCCGAACGGGCAGATCCGCCAAAAAAACGGGCAGTTATTTTTTCTCCCCATCCCGATGATGATGTGATCTCCATGGGCGGCACCTTTATCCGCCTGGTAGACCAGGGGCATGAGGTGCATGTGGCCTACCAAACCTCCGGAAATACAGCAGTTTGGGATACTGATGTGCTGCGCTATCTGGAGTTTGCCATTGACTTCAACAGGAGTATTGGCGATGATGTGGAGCACCTTTGCTCGGTATATGAAGAAATGCGGGATTTCTTCAAAAAGAAGCAACCTAACCAGGTTGACCTGCCGGTGATCAGAAATGTAAAAGGTTTTATCCGCAAAACAGAGGCCTATGCGGGTGCCCGCTATGCAGGCCTGCCCGATAAGAATATTCATTTTATGGCCCTGCCATTTTATGAAACGGGTAAAACGGTAAAGAATCCGGTAACGGAAAAAGATGTGCAGCTCACCATGGAACTCCTGCAGCAGGTAAAGCCCCACCAGGTGTTTGCTGCCGGCGATTTTGCCGATCCGCATGGTACCCACATTGTTTGTTTTAGAATAGTGCTGGAGGCCCTTACACGGCTGCGCCAAACAGATGAATGGACCAAAGACTGCTGGTTCTGGCTGTACAGAGGTGCCTGGCAGGAATTTAAAACGCATGAGATAGAAATGGCCGTACCACTTTCTCCGCAGGAGGTGGAACGGAAAAACATAGCTATTTTCCAGCACCAGTCTCAGAAAGACAGACCTGTTTTTCCGGGTGATGATGAAAGAGAATTCTGGGTAAGAGCCCGGGAACGCAATCGTGAAACAGCCAAAAATTACCATAAGCTGGGCCTGGCCGATTATGAAGCCATGGAAGCTTTTGTGAGGTGGAAGTTTTAA
- a CDS encoding cell surface protein (COG3291 FOG: PKD repeat), with protein sequence MSIAIVACDDDDDTQQTLITPRANFTFSPAAPVEGDVVVFTAGVVEGSSEITTWNWHFGDEDSTLSVEQSPTFIYETPGTYEVTLEVTDAAQNVFKISRPVTVTKAEFPAAIVWEFTSNNAVANINDGSSAPVIGEDGTIYYVESRAGAESSVVAVMDEGENAVLKWASNAIGGDLPNAPSIGPDGHIYINAWVDDNAITKLNAADGTILWAGGIGTDVSNNTPAIDSHGNTYHGSRAQGANGGVFSWSPEGEKRWEITGVGAFYAAPVISADESTVYFLNTSTGQIWAINAEDGSEKWEMPVGLDAGVHGPSLSMDADGTIYFTTKTHVAAVTDEGETGSLKWSVEVNDPSNSGVVIGPQGVLYTGSVGGLVSLNPADGSINWTYNADIRESVPAVDVNGNIYVGTSDGRMLILNAEGELEKEFELGDNVVNSPTIASDGTIYIEAKDDTVIKLFKIAVENSGPADSYWPMKGQNVKNTGRAM encoded by the coding sequence ATGAGCATAGCCATTGTTGCCTGTGATGATGATGATGATACACAGCAGACGCTAATAACGCCCCGTGCAAACTTTACTTTTTCACCAGCGGCACCTGTAGAGGGAGATGTAGTAGTATTTACAGCTGGTGTGGTGGAGGGATCCAGTGAGATCACCACCTGGAACTGGCACTTTGGTGATGAAGATTCAACCCTTTCCGTTGAGCAGTCGCCGACTTTTATCTATGAAACCCCCGGTACTTATGAAGTTACCCTGGAAGTAACAGATGCCGCACAAAATGTTTTTAAGATCTCCAGGCCTGTAACCGTTACGAAAGCAGAATTCCCTGCCGCTATCGTCTGGGAGTTTACCAGCAATAATGCCGTTGCCAACATCAACGATGGCTCCAGCGCTCCGGTAATTGGCGAAGATGGTACAATTTATTATGTAGAATCCCGGGCAGGTGCAGAAAGTAGTGTGGTTGCTGTTATGGATGAGGGCGAAAATGCCGTATTGAAATGGGCATCTAACGCCATTGGCGGAGATCTTCCCAATGCGCCTTCCATCGGACCGGATGGGCACATCTACATAAATGCCTGGGTAGACGACAATGCCATTACAAAGCTGAATGCTGCCGATGGCACCATACTTTGGGCAGGTGGTATTGGCACCGATGTTTCCAATAACACGCCCGCCATCGATTCTCATGGCAATACCTACCATGGATCAAGAGCACAGGGTGCCAATGGAGGTGTTTTCTCCTGGAGCCCTGAGGGTGAAAAACGCTGGGAAATTACCGGTGTTGGTGCATTCTATGCAGCTCCGGTAATTAGTGCTGATGAGAGCACCGTCTACTTCCTGAATACCAGTACCGGCCAGATTTGGGCCATCAATGCCGAGGACGGTAGTGAAAAATGGGAGATGCCGGTAGGACTGGACGCTGGTGTTCATGGACCCTCACTATCCATGGATGCCGATGGTACTATTTATTTTACCACCAAAACACATGTTGCCGCAGTAACAGATGAGGGAGAAACCGGTTCCCTGAAATGGTCTGTAGAGGTAAATGATCCCTCTAACTCCGGGGTAGTAATTGGTCCGCAGGGTGTTTTATATACAGGTTCTGTGGGCGGGCTCGTTTCCCTTAACCCGGCCGACGGATCCATTAACTGGACCTATAATGCCGATATAAGGGAAAGTGTGCCTGCAGTTGATGTAAACGGCAACATCTACGTAGGCACCTCAGATGGCAGAATGCTGATCCTCAATGCAGAAGGTGAGCTGGAAAAAGAGTTTGAGCTGGGAGATAATGTGGTAAACTCCCCAACAATTGCCAGCGATGGAACAATCTACATAGAAGCAAAGGATGATACAGTCATCAAGCTTTTCAAAATAGCCGTGGAAAACAGTGGCCCTGCAGATTCTTACTGGCCTATGAAGGGGCAAAACGTTAAAAACACCGGCCGTGCCATGTAA
- a CDS encoding cell surface protein (COG3291 FOG: PKD repeat), whose amino-acid sequence MKIGKLLILYAILSIAFSGCDEDEDVGNIELPRADFAYTPTVPREGEEILFYADPDDSSGDIVSWHWSFGDPEGTTSTKRNPYFTYAAAGEYEVVLRVMNAAGNSMEVARMVTVTPPPPDEFPATIAWSFTSNNAVSNINDGSSAPVIGDDGTIYYVESRAGSGSSVVAVTDEGESAALKWVSNAFGGELPNAPSIGPDGHIFINAWVDDLAISKLNAADGTIMWSGGIGTDVSNNTPAVDSQGNTYHGSRAQGANGGVFSWSPDGEKRWEITGVGAFYAAPVISADESTVYFLNTNDGQIWAVNAEDGTPKWEAPVGVGSGIHGSSLSMDADGTIYYTTSTYVAAVTDEGESGSVKWSVEVNDASNSGVVIGPNGDLYTGSVGGLLSLNPADGSLNWAYSAEIRESVPAVDVNGNIYVGTVDGLLLIVSPEGELLKELELGDNVVNSPTITEDGTIYVEATDMLAIKLYKILVENSGPADSPWPMKGRNVKNTALIN is encoded by the coding sequence ATGAAAATAGGAAAATTACTAATCTTATACGCCATCCTAAGCATTGCTTTTTCGGGCTGCGATGAAGATGAAGATGTAGGAAACATCGAGCTTCCCCGTGCAGATTTTGCCTATACGCCAACGGTGCCAAGGGAGGGAGAAGAAATTCTCTTTTATGCCGATCCTGACGACAGCTCCGGTGACATTGTCTCCTGGCACTGGTCGTTTGGCGATCCTGAGGGCACCACCTCTACCAAAAGAAATCCTTACTTTACCTACGCAGCTGCCGGAGAGTACGAAGTAGTACTAAGGGTAATGAATGCAGCCGGAAACTCCATGGAAGTTGCCAGGATGGTAACCGTTACGCCGCCACCGCCAGATGAATTTCCTGCCACCATTGCCTGGTCTTTCACCAGCAATAATGCTGTATCAAACATCAATGATGGTTCCAGTGCTCCGGTAATTGGCGATGATGGTACGATATATTATGTAGAATCCAGGGCAGGCTCGGGTAGCAGTGTAGTGGCTGTTACAGATGAGGGCGAGAGTGCCGCATTAAAATGGGTATCCAATGCTTTTGGAGGAGAGCTTCCCAATGCGCCTTCCATCGGACCCGACGGGCACATCTTCATCAATGCCTGGGTTGACGACCTGGCGATCTCTAAGCTGAATGCTGCCGACGGAACAATTATGTGGAGTGGAGGCATTGGCACCGATGTTTCTAATAACACACCCGCCGTAGATTCCCAGGGCAATACCTACCATGGATCAAGAGCACAGGGTGCGAATGGAGGCGTTTTCTCCTGGAGTCCTGATGGTGAAAAGCGGTGGGAGATTACCGGCGTAGGTGCATTCTATGCAGCGCCTGTTATCAGTGCTGATGAAAGTACTGTATACTTCCTGAATACCAACGACGGCCAGATATGGGCCGTGAATGCTGAAGATGGTACTCCAAAGTGGGAGGCACCCGTGGGAGTAGGCTCTGGTATTCATGGTTCTTCTCTATCGATGGATGCCGATGGCACAATTTACTATACCACCAGTACTTATGTTGCTGCCGTAACAGATGAAGGAGAAAGCGGATCTGTGAAATGGTCTGTAGAAGTGAATGATGCTTCTAACTCCGGAGTGGTTATTGGGCCAAACGGCGATCTCTATACAGGTTCTGTGGGTGGCTTGTTGTCGCTGAATCCTGCCGACGGCAGCCTTAACTGGGCCTATTCTGCCGAAATAAGGGAAAGTGTACCCGCGGTTGATGTAAATGGAAACATCTACGTGGGTACTGTTGATGGGCTCCTGTTGATTGTGAGCCCCGAGGGTGAATTGCTGAAAGAGCTGGAGTTAGGCGATAATGTGGTGAATTCTCCTACCATTACAGAGGATGGTACTATTTACGTTGAGGCTACAGACATGCTGGCTATTAAGCTGTATAAAATCCTGGTGGAAAACAGCGGTCCGGCAGATTCTCCATGGCCCATGAAGGGACGAAATGTAAAAAACACAGCCCTGATTAATTAA
- a CDS encoding endonuclease/exonuclease/phosphatase (COG3568 Metal-dependent hydrolase): MNRFSTTYIIPISTILMLLLSACSSSDAEDDPQPIEPDEEIVLETVRVMSYNIHHANPPARPNEIDIDAIAAVIRAQNPDLVALQEVDVNTERSGPFHQAEEIAEKLGMHYFFGKAIDHQGGDYGVAILSKYPLSETVVLRLPTKAGTNGEPRVLATAKVTLPGGTSIRFGSTHLDAQSNDDNRLLQIGKIVEAARNEALPFIIAGDFNAVPDSEVINILDSHFTLSCRLCPPTSSANNPVRTIDYIAFHHPERKFSVETHRVVNEKQASDHLPIVAEINILE, translated from the coding sequence ATGAATAGATTTTCCACAACATACATTATTCCGATAAGTACCATTCTGATGCTTCTGCTTTCTGCCTGTTCATCTTCCGATGCGGAAGATGACCCCCAGCCGATAGAACCTGATGAAGAAATAGTGTTGGAAACAGTGCGGGTAATGTCTTACAACATCCATCATGCAAACCCGCCTGCCAGGCCCAATGAGATCGATATCGATGCCATTGCAGCGGTAATCAGGGCACAGAATCCTGACCTGGTGGCCCTGCAGGAGGTAGATGTTAACACCGAAAGATCCGGCCCCTTTCACCAGGCGGAAGAGATTGCCGAAAAACTCGGAATGCATTACTTCTTCGGCAAAGCCATTGATCACCAGGGAGGCGATTACGGTGTTGCCATACTTTCAAAATACCCTTTATCAGAAACAGTGGTACTCAGGTTACCTACCAAAGCCGGAACCAATGGTGAACCCAGAGTACTGGCCACAGCGAAGGTCACACTGCCGGGTGGCACAAGCATTCGCTTTGGCAGTACCCACCTCGATGCTCAGAGCAATGATGATAACCGACTCTTACAGATCGGGAAAATTGTGGAAGCTGCCAGGAACGAGGCGCTTCCCTTTATCATTGCGGGAGATTTCAATGCAGTACCGGATTCGGAGGTCATTAATATTCTCGACAGCCATTTTACACTCAGCTGCAGGCTTTGCCCTCCTACCAGTTCAGCAAACAATCCTGTCAGAACCATCGATTACATTGCTTTTCATCATCCTGAAAGAAAATTTAGTGTAGAAACTCATCGGGTAGTGAATGAAAAGCAGGCTTCGGACCATCTTCCCATAGTAGCTGAAATTAACATACTGGAATGA
- a CDS encoding WD40-like repeat protein (COG1409 Predicted phosphohydrolases) encodes MRNIAFVFFALLSVPCLSFSFQQQNQAGDTLKFAVVTDTHIGKKGNDTGLAAIVEDINQNPDIDFVLHAGDVSDFGTAGELGEAKRLMEGLTKPYYIVPGNHDTGWSDSGGLTYNVHWQDQKFLADIGGVRFIGVSTGPYGRMSRGYVPLDQMRWLDSLVAVTPSDQRVVFLTHYPLDAGMSNYYELIEKLRKLNTVAIFVGHGHVNKVFDFGGITGIMTRTAQSRKGTFAYNTVVMTPDSAFVKMVDVGKAENPRWASLRLRGNTERPRIAAPESGSVPIREEHKVVKAAWTYQDSGNIVATPALWKNNVLIGNLLGEFKSLDIQNASVNWQFKAGQSIYSSAEVAGNRVVFGAADSMVYCLNAENGSLIWKLKTGAPVLASPAIHEKLVYIGSSDLKFRAIDLATGKVIWTYEGLAGFPPGKPAVGDGKVIFGTWNKTLYALNTKDGTLAWEWKNNDYSRYYSPAMSEPVIQNGKVYMVAPDEKLREFDLKTGEQTYVSDQFRVRESLGGKNSQSWLVAKTMQDTIVAWSTKKEEPAVIFKISGEFGRDFSYSAPAFDDGSTFFFGTTYGRVYAVDVKEKKVKWIYQLSEDMVNTVKPLKHGAGVVATSVDGKIVLLKGS; translated from the coding sequence ATGAGGAACATCGCATTTGTATTTTTTGCACTTTTGTCTGTACCCTGCTTAAGCTTTAGCTTTCAGCAGCAGAACCAGGCGGGGGATACCCTGAAGTTTGCGGTTGTAACAGATACACATATTGGCAAGAAGGGCAACGATACGGGCCTGGCGGCCATTGTGGAGGATATCAACCAAAATCCTGACATAGATTTTGTGCTCCATGCAGGAGATGTTAGTGATTTTGGTACGGCAGGCGAGCTGGGAGAGGCCAAAAGACTGATGGAGGGCCTCACAAAACCCTACTACATTGTGCCGGGAAATCATGATACGGGCTGGTCAGACAGTGGCGGTTTAACCTACAATGTGCATTGGCAGGATCAGAAGTTTTTAGCCGATATCGGGGGTGTACGCTTTATTGGTGTCAGTACAGGGCCTTACGGGCGTATGTCCAGGGGCTATGTTCCGCTGGACCAGATGCGGTGGCTCGATAGCCTGGTAGCGGTAACTCCCAGCGACCAGCGGGTAGTGTTCCTGACCCACTATCCCCTGGATGCGGGGATGAGCAACTACTATGAGCTGATTGAAAAACTCCGGAAACTAAACACAGTGGCCATCTTCGTGGGGCATGGGCATGTGAACAAAGTATTCGATTTCGGAGGTATTACCGGCATTATGACCAGAACAGCACAATCCCGGAAAGGAACCTTTGCTTATAATACGGTAGTAATGACGCCAGACTCTGCTTTTGTAAAGATGGTGGATGTAGGTAAAGCTGAAAATCCCCGCTGGGCCTCCCTGCGCTTAAGAGGAAATACCGAAAGACCCCGCATTGCGGCACCTGAATCGGGTTCGGTGCCAATTAGGGAGGAGCACAAAGTAGTTAAAGCAGCCTGGACCTACCAGGATAGCGGCAATATTGTTGCAACCCCCGCCCTGTGGAAAAATAATGTGCTGATCGGTAACCTGCTGGGTGAGTTTAAATCTTTGGATATCCAAAATGCAAGCGTAAACTGGCAATTTAAGGCCGGGCAGTCTATTTATTCATCTGCCGAAGTGGCGGGTAACAGGGTGGTGTTTGGCGCTGCCGATAGCATGGTTTACTGCCTGAATGCTGAAAATGGTTCGCTGATCTGGAAGCTTAAAACAGGCGCTCCTGTGCTGGCATCGCCGGCCATTCACGAAAAGCTGGTGTATATTGGCAGCAGCGACCTGAAATTCAGGGCCATTGACCTGGCTACGGGAAAAGTAATCTGGACCTATGAAGGCTTAGCCGGGTTTCCGCCAGGCAAGCCTGCCGTTGGGGATGGAAAAGTAATTTTTGGCACCTGGAATAAAACCCTTTATGCTTTAAATACCAAAGATGGCACCCTCGCCTGGGAGTGGAAAAACAACGATTACAGCCGTTACTACTCACCAGCCATGAGTGAACCTGTAATTCAGAATGGCAAAGTATACATGGTGGCTCCCGATGAAAAGCTACGGGAGTTCGACCTGAAAACGGGGGAGCAGACCTATGTTAGCGATCAGTTTAGGGTACGAGAATCCCTGGGAGGAAAAAACAGCCAGAGCTGGCTGGTAGCAAAAACCATGCAGGATACCATTGTAGCCTGGAGCACCAAAAAGGAAGAGCCGGCAGTCATCTTTAAAATATCCGGTGAATTTGGCAGGGACTTTTCTTATTCTGCCCCTGCTTTTGATGATGGGTCTACCTTCTTCTTTGGAACTACTTACGGGCGGGTGTATGCAGTGGATGTAAAAGAGAAGAAGGTAAAATGGATTTATCAGCTAAGTGAAGATATGGTGAATACCGTGAAACCCCTAAAGCATGGAGCAGGAGTAGTGGCTACCAGTGTAGATGGAAAGATTGTACTGCTCAAAGGTAGCTAA
- a CDS encoding ROK family transcriptional repressor protein (COG1940 Transcriptional regulator/sugar kinase): MSEDLVEKQGRAKSEGGRKPDLYGLRDNSLFVLSIAMGRFKTRMAIFDNNNNNITGIKTYPVRVSDGIGAHELLYKHAQELIDSSGIDSAKLMGVGLNMPGLVASKEGNNYTYMQTEPGTDSLQQLLENRFKKPVHIENDVKASALAEYRFGLAHGKKDVLVLSLDWGIGLGVILDGNLQSGITGFSGEIGHIPFVNDGALCYCGKRGCLETVASGIALARLAKEGIKSGQNSLLNELSDQEIDSIEPQLVIDAANRGDQYAINILSQIGLNLGKGIAILIQLYNPELIILGGRIAEAKQYITTPIQHSINIYCMAQIREKTTLALSKLGQNAGILGSVAVVMENIFEDVIDY; this comes from the coding sequence ATGTCTGAAGACCTGGTAGAAAAGCAGGGCAGGGCAAAATCAGAGGGTGGACGAAAGCCTGATCTCTATGGCCTGCGCGATAATTCACTTTTTGTACTCAGCATAGCCATGGGCAGGTTTAAAACCAGAATGGCAATCTTCGATAACAACAATAATAATATTACCGGGATCAAAACATATCCTGTTCGGGTCTCTGATGGTATAGGAGCCCACGAGTTGCTCTACAAGCATGCGCAGGAGCTGATCGACAGTTCGGGTATAGATTCAGCAAAGCTGATGGGTGTTGGGTTGAATATGCCTGGTCTGGTGGCATCGAAGGAAGGGAACAATTATACCTATATGCAAACCGAGCCGGGCACTGACTCACTGCAACAGCTGCTGGAAAACAGATTCAAAAAACCCGTTCACATAGAAAATGATGTGAAAGCCTCAGCATTGGCAGAGTACAGATTTGGTCTGGCCCACGGTAAAAAGGATGTATTAGTGCTTTCGCTAGACTGGGGCATAGGCTTAGGGGTTATTCTGGATGGAAATCTGCAGAGCGGCATTACTGGTTTTTCCGGCGAAATCGGCCATATCCCTTTTGTAAACGATGGTGCCCTCTGTTACTGCGGAAAAAGGGGTTGCCTGGAAACTGTCGCTTCCGGCATTGCACTTGCCCGTTTGGCCAAGGAAGGAATCAAGTCGGGCCAGAATTCTCTTCTGAACGAATTGTCCGACCAGGAAATTGATAGTATTGAGCCACAGCTGGTAATTGATGCCGCTAACCGCGGAGACCAGTATGCCATCAATATCCTGTCGCAGATCGGGTTGAATTTAGGAAAAGGAATTGCCATCCTGATTCAGCTCTATAATCCGGAGCTGATCATACTGGGAGGCAGGATAGCAGAAGCCAAGCAGTACATTACAACGCCTATTCAGCACTCTATTAATATTTACTGCATGGCGCAGATAAGAGAAAAGACAACCCTAGCCCTGTCGAAACTAGGTCAGAATGCCGGTATCCTGGGCTCTGTGGCGGTGGTGATGGAAAATATTTTTGAAGATGTGATTGACTATTAA
- a CDS encoding endonuclease/exonuclease/phosphatase (COG3568 Metal-dependent hydrolase) — protein MSNSQAAVGSTTANSTEMVTTIKVMAYNIHHANPPSKPGFIDLDAIAEVIRAQNPDLVALQEVDVNTERSGAFNQAEELAKRLGMHYFFGKAIDYTGGEYGVAILSKYPLSETQVNRLPTQEGTRGEPRILATAKVRLPNGADIRFGSTHLDAQREPINRRLQINKIAEIAASEKLPFIIAGDFNATPDSEVIQVLDKHFTRTCMSCDPTIPVINPNRTIDYIAFSHPADKFKVASQMVINESYASDHLPIVAEINIEQ, from the coding sequence GTGAGTAATTCACAGGCAGCTGTTGGCAGTACCACTGCCAACAGCACAGAAATGGTAACTACCATCAAAGTGATGGCATACAACATTCACCATGCCAATCCGCCCTCTAAGCCAGGTTTCATAGATCTTGATGCCATTGCCGAAGTCATCAGAGCACAAAATCCGGACTTGGTGGCCCTGCAGGAGGTAGACGTAAACACCGAAAGATCGGGTGCCTTCAATCAGGCTGAGGAACTGGCTAAAAGACTGGGGATGCATTACTTTTTTGGTAAAGCCATTGATTATACCGGTGGCGAGTATGGTGTAGCTATCTTGTCTAAATATCCTTTGTCTGAAACGCAGGTAAACAGGTTGCCCACACAAGAGGGTACCCGGGGGGAGCCCCGCATTCTGGCAACTGCCAAAGTAAGGCTGCCCAATGGTGCTGATATACGGTTTGGCAGCACACATCTGGATGCACAGCGGGAGCCCATTAACCGGCGGCTGCAAATCAATAAAATTGCTGAAATCGCTGCTTCGGAAAAGCTGCCGTTCATTATTGCCGGGGATTTCAATGCTACCCCAGACTCTGAGGTGATCCAGGTGCTGGACAAGCATTTTACCAGGACCTGCATGAGCTGCGATCCTACCATTCCGGTTATAAACCCCAACAGAACAATCGATTACATTGCCTTCAGCCATCCTGCGGATAAGTTCAAGGTAGCCAGCCAGATGGTAATCAATGAATCATACGCTTCTGATCATTTACCCATTGTGGCAGAGATCAATATTGAACAATAA
- a CDS encoding ROK family protein (COG1940 Transcriptional regulator/sugar kinase) has translation MEARKVIGIDIGGTKVHLGVVKNGKVLEELKLSTPSQAPKAEILGKVTEGIKQLMDAEVAGIGIGVPGLVDEKNGIVLDVQNIPSWKEVHLKKHLEDYFKKPVYVANDANSFVAGVKIYGKGRDLENFVGVTLGTGIGTGIIIDNKLYTGAYSSAGEFGGIPYLDQTVEDYCSGKFFTKKFGVSGKVLQKRAEGGDAEALDIFNQFGHHLGNALKLMLFALSPEAIFLGGSVCKGYSFFKEAMEESISSFPFKLVKEQLVLECSEIESASILGAAALFKMRSLSGKVGSKMFV, from the coding sequence ATGGAAGCTCGAAAGGTAATAGGCATAGACATAGGCGGTACAAAGGTCCATCTGGGGGTGGTGAAGAATGGAAAGGTTCTTGAAGAGCTAAAATTATCAACACCCTCGCAAGCCCCCAAAGCAGAAATTTTAGGCAAAGTAACCGAGGGCATAAAACAGCTGATGGATGCAGAGGTTGCCGGCATTGGCATTGGAGTGCCAGGCCTGGTAGATGAAAAGAATGGTATTGTGCTCGATGTACAGAACATCCCTTCCTGGAAGGAGGTGCATCTTAAAAAGCACCTGGAGGACTATTTTAAAAAGCCTGTATATGTTGCCAATGATGCTAATTCATTTGTGGCCGGTGTAAAGATCTACGGCAAGGGCAGGGACCTGGAGAATTTTGTGGGGGTTACTCTAGGCACCGGTATTGGCACCGGGATCATTATCGATAACAAGCTATATACAGGTGCTTATTCCAGCGCCGGAGAGTTTGGGGGCATTCCATACCTGGACCAGACTGTAGAAGATTACTGCTCGGGAAAGTTTTTTACTAAGAAGTTTGGCGTATCGGGTAAAGTGCTTCAGAAGCGTGCTGAAGGGGGAGATGCAGAAGCCCTGGATATATTCAATCAGTTTGGCCATCACCTGGGAAATGCACTTAAACTGATGCTGTTCGCACTTTCGCCGGAAGCTATTTTTCTGGGAGGATCTGTGTGTAAGGGCTATTCTTTTTTCAAAGAAGCAATGGAAGAGAGCATTAGCTCATTTCCTTTTAAACTGGTAAAGGAGCAGCTGGTGCTGGAGTGCTCCGAAATAGAAAGTGCTTCTATTTTAGGTGCTGCAGCACTTTTTAAGATGAGAAGTTTATCAGGTAAGGTAGGTAGCAAA